From the Planktothrix tepida PCC 9214 genome, one window contains:
- a CDS encoding sugar phosphate isomerase/epimerase family protein yields MMSNPNNNPVKFACAAWGYRELEIPEYFRLVANLGIKSVEVNVDSTTPKHLLDSCSDEEVDRVASWAEEIGVGVVCIAANNDFTLMDQLDLKEQIQKVQRFVDIAKRLKAEVVRIFTGDSVRENISSEVLNRLHYAFNRVGDYAQEHGIKLAIENHGGLTVNGQQTAKIMEGIKSPAVGVNFDPANFLKEGVDPLMALRYILPWVNYTHWKDVRWSNGGTEYCAFGEGEIVWKPIIKELLNSGYQGYWTIEYETVEDVQRGTADSLVCLRKMLPEAF; encoded by the coding sequence ATGATGTCAAATCCTAATAACAACCCAGTTAAATTTGCCTGTGCTGCATGGGGTTATAGAGAGTTAGAAATCCCAGAATACTTCCGTTTAGTTGCTAATTTAGGGATAAAGTCAGTAGAGGTTAATGTAGATTCTACAACACCGAAACATCTGCTTGATAGTTGCAGTGACGAGGAAGTAGATCGGGTTGCGAGTTGGGCTGAGGAGATTGGTGTGGGCGTAGTCTGCATAGCAGCCAATAATGACTTTACGTTGATGGATCAATTAGATTTGAAAGAGCAGATTCAGAAAGTTCAACGTTTTGTGGACATAGCCAAGCGGTTGAAAGCAGAGGTCGTGAGGATTTTTACAGGTGATAGTGTAAGAGAAAATATTTCTTCAGAAGTTCTTAACCGCCTCCATTACGCCTTTAACCGGGTAGGAGATTATGCCCAAGAACATGGAATTAAGCTGGCTATAGAAAATCATGGAGGACTTACAGTTAATGGTCAACAGACAGCAAAGATTATGGAAGGGATAAAAAGCCCTGCTGTTGGTGTAAATTTTGACCCAGCAAACTTTTTGAAAGAAGGTGTTGATCCCTTAATGGCGCTACGCTATATCTTGCCTTGGGTGAATTACACGCATTGGAAAGATGTTCGGTGGAGCAACGGTGGCACAGAATACTGTGCTTTTGGCGAGGGAGAAATCGTTTGGAAGCCCATTATTAAGGAGCTATTAAACTCTGGTTATCAAGGGTATTGGACGATTGAATATGAAACCGTTGAAGATGTCCAACGGGGAACGGCAGATAGCCTGGTCTGTCTTCGCAAAATGTTGCCAGAAGCTTTCTAA